The window AACTCCAGTCCCTGCTCATCCGAAAGTTCCCCGGCGCCTGGAACAACCGACTCCTCGCCGGCCAGCTTCTGCCCTGCAGCTTCCGAAAGGGACACAAAAAGTACATGTTCGTCACCGCCGTGATGGACGAAAAGACCGTCGAGGTCGACGGACAACAGGAAACCGCCTTCGTCCTCGCATGGCCCGAAGGCCTCCAGGAGATGCAGCGGCGGCATTTCTACCGCGCCGCCGTCCCCGACCAGTTCGACCTCGCCGTCAAAATCTGGGACTCCGTCCCCGCCATCGGCCAGACGCCAACCGCCCCTCCGCTGGCCGTCGGCAAACTCATCGACGTCAGCGCCGGCGGCGCCCAGATCGAACTGCCCACCGACGCCAGAATCCAGGTCGACCGCGGCTATCTCCTCGAAATCGAACTGCCCACCCCCGAACAGCCCGTCCTC of the Phycisphaerae bacterium genome contains:
- a CDS encoding PilZ domain-containing protein; this translates as MYAILVPWDQSNENLMWAIETRAHLRLTLRLAKEWIELGSEFIGGTELQSLLIRKFPGAWNNRLLAGQLLPCSFRKGHKKYMFVTAVMDEKTVEVDGQQETAFVLAWPEGLQEMQRRHFYRAAVPDQFDLAVKIWDSVPAIGQTPTAPPLAVGKLIDVSAGGAQIELPTDARIQVDRGYLLEIELPTPEQPVLVQARSRHTDGQAPPGASRFGMQFLSLDYSPRGQETMMRLARFANYLRSCETVAKSRSA